GATGCAATGGCGCAGCTGATCGTAACTGAGGCCGAGCGCCTTGGCCGTCTGGCGCTGGTTCCAGCGGTTTCTGCCCAGCGCATGTTCGACGATGCGCCGCTCGTGCGCGTCGACCTCGGCCCGCAAGTCGTCGACTGAATCGAGGTCGGGACCCGGCGTCGTCGCGGCCGGCTGCGGCGGCGCCCCCTGCCCTTCGCGCCCGGTCCGGCGGGTCGCGGGCTCGAACGGTTTCCACGGGCTGTCGAACGGGTCGAACTGGACGTGCCCGATCGGATCGTTCCAGCTATCCCAGCGATAGACCGCGCGTTCGACGACATTGCGCAGCTCGCGCACATTGCCGGGCCAGGGGTGGTCTTCCAGCTGGCGCGCGACGTGATCGGCGAAGCCCGGCCAGCCTTCCCAGTGCAGTTCGGCCGCCATGCGACGCCCGAAATATTCGGCCAGCACTTCCACATCGCCTTCGCGCACGCGCAGGGGCGGCAGGGTGATAACCTCGAAGCTGAGCCGGTCGAGCAGGTCGGCGCGAAATTCGCCGCGTTCGGCCAGCGCGGGCAGATCTTCGTTGGTGGCGGCGACGATCCGCACATCGACCCGGACCGGGCGGCTCGAACCGATCCGCGTGACTTCGCCATATTCGACCGCGCGCAGCAGCCTTTCCTGCGCCGCCATCGACAGCGTGCCCAGTTCGTCGAGAAAAAGCGTGCCTTTGTCGGCTTCCTCGAACCTGCCCGCGCGCACTTTGGTAGCGCCGGTGAAGGCTCCGGCCTCGTGACCGAACAGCTCCGCCTCTATCAGGGTTTCGGGCAGCGCGGCGCAGTTCATGGTGACGAGCGGCTCGTCCCACCGGGTGGAAAGGCGATGGAGGCGTTCGGCGATGAGTTCCTTGCCCGTTCCGCGCTCGCCGATCACCAGCACCGGGCGCCGCATCGGCGCGGCACGGCTGGCGCGCTCGACCGCATCGAGAAAGGCCCCGGACTGGCCGATGAACTGGTTATCCCGCTCCACGCCCCAATCTATAGTGATATTCGCCGATAGTTGGCAACAGAAACCAACACCAATATCTGGCAAGTTGCATAACCCGCTAGATTTTCGGCATATTTCTGAACTGGCACGCCCCTTGCTAATTGGTGAACAACACCAATCCAGGGAGGACCCACACAATGTACGACCGCCGCTTCTTCCAGAGCAAGCTTGGACAGGCTTCTATCGCCAGCATCGCCGCGATGGCCCTGTTCGTGGCGCTCAGCGGCCAGATGCAGGCGAGCCCGGCAATGGCCGCGACGATCGGCTGCGAACAGGTTGAGCTGGCGTGAGCAAGCCGACCGATCTCGATACAGGCAAGTTCGACCCGCTTGGGCCGGAGCGCGACACCCCCCAGTCCCCGCGCGCTTCGGCCCATAACCGCCCCTCGCGCCTGGACGAGGAAGTCGAACGCCTGCGGACCAGCCCCACCCCGACGCAGGGCCGCGCCACCGGGCAGCGGCCGACCCAGGGGCGCTCGCACGCCCGGGCCGGCAGCGGCTGGTCGAGCGAATTCAATTTCAACGGAGCACCTTTGATGGGCATTTTCAGCCGTACCCGCGATATCATCGCCGCCAACTTCAACGACATGCTCGACAAGGCCGACGATCCGGCCAAGATGATCCGCATGATCATCCTCGAGATGGAGGAGACGCTGGTCGAAGTCCGCGCCAGTGCCGCGCGCACGATCGCCGACCAGAAGGAGATGCATCGCCACACGGTCAAGCTGGAACGGCTCCAGGCCGACTGGGGCGAGAAGGCCCAGCTCGCGCTCAGCAAGGATCGCGAGGATCTGGCCCGCGCCGCCCTGGTCGAAAGGAAGAAGGCGGCCGACATGGCCGAACAGCTCAAGCAGGAAATCGCCGTGCTCGACGATGCGCTGCGCGCTTACGAGCAAGATATCGCCAAGCTGCAGCATCGCCTGCGCGAAGCCCGCAGCCGCCAGACCGCGATCGCCGCGCGCCTCGAAAGCGCGGAAAACCGCGTCAAGCTGCGCACGCTGATGAGCACCGAACGCACCGACGAGGCATTGAGCCGCTTCGACCAGCTCGAACGGCGGGTCGACTATGCCGAAGGCCGCGCCGATGCCCTCTCGCTGTCCGACGGCAGCGGTCAGCTCTCGCTGTCCGACGAAATCGCCGCGCTCGAAGGGTCGGACAAAGTCGACGAGGAACTGGAAGCCATGAAGCGCGCGCTGGGCAAGAGCGCCGACAGCAAGGAGGATTGATCGATGGAAGAAGTGCTTGCAATCGTTGCGATCTTCATCGCGCTGCCGTGGATCATCCTCCACTACATCACCAAGTGGAAGACTTCGGCCACGATCACCACCGACGACGAGGCCCTGCTGGAAGAACTCTACAGCCTGGCCAAGCGGCTGGACGAGCGGATGGACACGGTCGAACGCCTGGTCGCCGCCGACAACCCCGATTTCAAGTCGCCGCGCCTGATCCACGACCGCGAAATCGACAACGAGAAACTGCGCGAGCTGGACCGCCTGCTCGCCGAGAAGAAGGGAGCCCACCAGTGAACAGCCCGCGCACCACACTCTATCGCGACAAGCAGAATGCCAAATTGATGGGGGTCTGCTCGGGCATTGCGGACTACACCGGGGTCAATGCCCTGTGGGTCCGGCTCGGTTTCCTCGGCCTGACATTCTTCGCCGGCGGCATGACCATCCCGTTCTATTTCCTCGCCGGTATTCTGCTGAACAAGAAGCCGCCGCACCTCTACGTCGACCGGGAGGAACAGCAGTACTGGCAGCGCGTGCGGCAGAGCCCGAAGCGCACGGCCCGCGAAATCCGCGCCCGGATGCGCGACATCGATCGCCGCCTGGCCGACGTCGAGACGTACTACGTCTCGTCCAATCCGCGCCTGACCGCCGAGATCGAGCGGCTGCGCTGAACCGCAACAGGAAAGGGGGAACAGGACAATGGATGTAGCAGTACTGGGAGTGATGATCCCGATCATCGCGCTGATGATCCCGATCGTCGCCATCTGGGCCAAGCACCAGCAGAAGATGGCGGAAATGAACGCGAAATCGACCGCCGAGATGACGGCTGAAAAGGCCGCGCAATACACCGGCCATATCAAGGACCTGGAGGAACGGGTCCGCGTGCTCGAACGGATCGTGACCGACCGCGGTTATGACGTGTCGACCCAGATCGAGGCGCTGCGCGACCAGCATCGGGTGGAAGAACGCGGCACCGGCGTTCCGCTCGACATCGCTCACAAGGAAAACGTGTGATGGACTGGGGCGGCCCGACTTTCGTCATCGCGATCATCGCCGTCAGCACCGCAGGCTGGCTGATCAACAACTGGATCCGGGCGAAGCACGGTTATTCGCTGGAAAACGAATGGGGCGGGATGACCGAGCCATCCGAAAGCGGCGAAACCCGGCGCCTGCGTGAAGAAAACAGCGCGTTGCATGACAAGCTGGACGCCATGCAGGACCGGATGATCGTGCTGGAACGGATCGTCACCGATCGCGGATATTCGTTGAGCGAAGAGATCGAGGCGCTGCGCGACAGACCCGTGCCTGCCAGTAACCCCGCCGACAGCGGGACGCCCCTCAACATCGAACGCCAGGAGCGTGCGTAATGGAACTCGACGTCTTTCTGCCATATCTGGGATGGATCATCCTGGCGGTCTTTCTC
The nucleotide sequence above comes from Pelagerythrobacter marensis. Encoded proteins:
- the pspF gene encoding phage shock protein operon transcriptional activator, which codes for MERDNQFIGQSGAFLDAVERASRAAPMRRPVLVIGERGTGKELIAERLHRLSTRWDEPLVTMNCAALPETLIEAELFGHEAGAFTGATKVRAGRFEEADKGTLFLDELGTLSMAAQERLLRAVEYGEVTRIGSSRPVRVDVRIVAATNEDLPALAERGEFRADLLDRLSFEVITLPPLRVREGDVEVLAEYFGRRMAAELHWEGWPGFADHVARQLEDHPWPGNVRELRNVVERAVYRWDSWNDPIGHVQFDPFDSPWKPFEPATRRTGREGQGAPPQPAATTPGPDLDSVDDLRAEVDAHERRIVEHALGRNRWNQRQTAKALGLSYDQLRHCIKKHGLAERNESG
- the pspA gene encoding phage shock protein PspA; this translates as MSKPTDLDTGKFDPLGPERDTPQSPRASAHNRPSRLDEEVERLRTSPTPTQGRATGQRPTQGRSHARAGSGWSSEFNFNGAPLMGIFSRTRDIIAANFNDMLDKADDPAKMIRMIILEMEETLVEVRASAARTIADQKEMHRHTVKLERLQADWGEKAQLALSKDREDLARAALVERKKAADMAEQLKQEIAVLDDALRAYEQDIAKLQHRLREARSRQTAIAARLESAENRVKLRTLMSTERTDEALSRFDQLERRVDYAEGRADALSLSDGSGQLSLSDEIAALEGSDKVDEELEAMKRALGKSADSKED
- the pspB gene encoding envelope stress response membrane protein PspB codes for the protein MEEVLAIVAIFIALPWIILHYITKWKTSATITTDDEALLEELYSLAKRLDERMDTVERLVAADNPDFKSPRLIHDREIDNEKLRELDRLLAEKKGAHQ
- the pspC gene encoding envelope stress response membrane protein PspC, which gives rise to MNSPRTTLYRDKQNAKLMGVCSGIADYTGVNALWVRLGFLGLTFFAGGMTIPFYFLAGILLNKKPPHLYVDREEQQYWQRVRQSPKRTAREIRARMRDIDRRLADVETYYVSSNPRLTAEIERLR